The Brassica napus cultivar Da-Ae chromosome C7, Da-Ae, whole genome shotgun sequence genomic interval taaaaagtatactTAGAACTTTAATATGCTtctttttagtgttattttgtcaaaataaaataagcaAGGAACTCAGGCTGTTGAAAACAAACAATCTCAttaagatgacaaaaaaaaattcaataagaaATAAGTTTATTAGCTAAACATTAACAAACAAGTTGAGGAAAttctaaaaacatataaatatggaCATTCTAAAATGTTAACCATACAAAATTGAACAACTACCCGCGCGGGCGCGCGGGTCCAAtcctagtatatattaaaacagaagtcacacccttaattcatgtgtgatattttatatattaaaacagaagttataaccttaattcatgtgtgatatttttaaaaatgtacctaatggacatatttctataaagtcatgttacatttaatctataatcttatcatttaaattttgggtctaccagaaatttttattgggctatcaataattggatttaaacgataaatgatccattggatttatagatagtatatattaaatatatataatttaatgttgtaatactatacctccatatgttaaatatttaaatatttgtcgatgttaacttttaaaattagaaagatttttttttaaaataacaaaaatcgtattatctaacaatgattaatctttactaccttaaaccaacgaaaacaaattttaaactatatagtttattttaaaaattaaacaaaaactaaatgttcaattatttactcgataatataaatctatgaaggaaatgtttaattttttaaaaactttctaaatttctgaaatgttacaatatctttgaatatgataataaaacaatattttactaatctttatatatatagttataattttaataatgaaataataatcaaaaaatatatatatagaagaagatacaaatacatgtgaaagtttgaaacaatctattcaatgaaaaaactatatcgtaaacttattatgttttaaaaattgatagacacatatatattataatatataccaatttagaattgaaaacaaaatatttatataaaacaaacataAGGTTGTGATagatacaaaataaattaaaccaatgattaaaaatagctggaaagaaagaagaagagagaatcaTCATAAGCCCGACAATGCGTTTTTCTCTGGTGAGTTGCAACAACCGATGGCCCATTAacatatgattacaaaatcccaaataatatcAAGGCCCATGGCCTAACCCAGTCATACATCAAAAGAAAAGGCCCATTATTCAGACGGACCGAAAGATAAACGTAGCCTCTCAATGCCCTTCGAAGGAGAGAGGACTCAGACTAGGAAAATGACCAAAGGAATCGGATAAAGAGTGTGTGTCAGGGCTTGACCAGAGTAGACCGGTGGGCACACAGTAAAAGGACGGCTCTGAACCAGTAGACACGtcttcacacacacacacttctcacatgtctctctctctctctcaaaaatgTTTGTTGTGTGTTTTGGGGTGAAGATTTGCATGCTTCTGCTTCTTATCCATTCCTATTCTCCGTATCCATTATCTTTATCCGACAAGCTTGGCTTGATTCTGTCTCTTCCCAAAACGAATCTCTTTCTGTCTCTTTTGACCGTTTTAGCACCCTATTTACAATTGTAACCCTCTTCGATCCTGCGTTTGGGACAGAACCACAGCTGTCATCAGATTCTCTTGCTTTACTCTTAAACATCCACCATTTGTCCTGTCCCGCGCAAGAGCATGTTCAGTCAGTATTCATACAATTATTGTGTCTTCATAATAATAATCTTGTGCTAATTTAATTCACCTTGAATTTTATGATAAGATCcatttgctgacaaaaaaaataataatccagTTTTAAAATGTTCTCCTACgtgcatgtatatatatacatattaaggTACTCAATCAGCACTTATGCCTGGTAAATTGTATTATTTCGAATTTTGTTATACGTGCGACCCATGTGACAAAGTAAAGGATAGAGAGACTTAGAGAATTCAATTGTTTGTGGGTTATTCATAtgctaattttcttaaaaatagagaatctTGAAAGAAGAGCCACCACCTACGTATcatgagaataaagagagagagaggagaaagaAACAGAGCATATCTCTGTCTCTCTATGTTCACAATAAACCCAACACAACTCTGTCACAAAGCTCCACACTCTCTTCTCCTCCCTCCCCCTCCCCCTCCCATCTCTCCCTCGTCCATAAAAGGAACCATCATACTCTCTCAGAAAGTTCCAACCTTTAAAACACACCCCAAAGCTagcttacaatttttttaactttcgtTCATTCTATCTTCAAGATGCCTTCTGATGTCAACGAGTCGCGTCGATTAACTAAGATTCCCCATGGAGGAGCTGCGGCGGATCAGCCAGACCAGCTTCCTTGTCCTCGCTGCGAATCAACCAACACAAAGTTCTGCTACTACAACAACTACAACTTCTCGCAGCCTCGCCATTTCTGCAAAGCTTGTCGCCGTTACTGGACTCACGGTGGTACTCTCCGTGACATTCCCGTCGGTGGCGTTTCCCGTAAAAGCTCCAAACGCTCTCGCACTTGCTCCTCCGTCCCTGTTTCCACAGCCGTCGGAAGCCGGGAGTTCCCCTTACAAGCGACGCCTGTTCTTTTCCCTCCGTCGTCTAACGATGGTGGTGTCACGGCGGCGAAGGGAACTGCGTCGTCGGCCTTCGGAGGTTTCACCTCTCTGCTCAGCTACAACGCCGCCGCAAGCAGAAATGGGCCTGGTGGCCGCTTTAATGGGCTGGAAGGGTTTGGACTTGGGCTTGGTCAAGGGTCGTATTTCGACAACGTCAGGTTTGGACAAGGGATAACGGTCTGGCCGTTTTCCACTGGCGCTACTGATGCTACATCAGCTGTTACAAGCCACGTGGGTCCAATACCGGCGACGTGGCAGTTCGAAGGTCCAGAGAGCAAAGTGGGGTTCGTGTCTGGAGACTACTGATAAGCGTGGGAGACCATATTATCTATACACCGGCGTCTTGTCTCTGGTTTCAATGTCTCTTTTAGTTTCTATTTCTGTTTAGTGATCTTAAAAGTAGTCTTATCTGGTTACTTATTAGGTATGTTAGTTGTGAACGAAACTACAAATTCTAACGTTAATCCCAACTTTGGAAAACAGCAGCCTAACTCTTTTTTTCAAAGAAATGCATTGTCTGtgtttatatcacttccaaacATTATCTATAAACAACTTCAGAGGCAAGTGTATAATAGTCGTAATGTTTATATACAGAGGAAAGTGTTGATTGGACCAAGTAACACCAAGTGTATACGTCcgtatatatactaattaaattttgaatcaaCTGAGCATGGATGGATGGCCACCACTGTGGAGCATCCTCTTGAAAATATCCATCCCAAAGGTTGAGTCCGATGagctgaaacaaaaacaaaggttGGATTCAATCAACACTTCAACTCATCTATGTCCTTAAGGATCGTTGCATCTAATAAACACAGTCTTTAAGTAATTAAGTGTCCATTTTCTTGTACATGATAATCCGTAagtgaaaaaaaattcacttaaaaaaaaacagtttggtGTTTGAATAAGTAGAGATTAATGTACCTTGGCATAGTGATCTCAAAAGGGCAGTAGATTACACCGTCGTTGATTGGAGGGACGTGGTCCTTTTTCTCATTCACGAATTTTATGATTTGAAACAAGACTTCTTGAAGGGATTGCTCAAGCATTGTCCTACGGGAACTTCTTTCCTCAGACGTCTCTACAGTCGTTGGATTAAACAGAACATGTCAATGTACTAACCCAACTattctaagaaaataaaagtgtaATCATTTTTGGAGATGAAAGGagaaaattcataaaaataatcttTACCTCCAGTGTCCATAACTAGTTTGGAGTGGTGGGAAGGGGATTTAGTCTGGTGAAGAACATTGAGATTGACGTACCATTGTTCCCAATAGGACCGTTGTTTATTATTGAACCAAGAGGGTTGTTTGCTTTTGACTTCATAAAAGGATACACATATCTTGGCcatgacaaaagaaaataaaggaagAGATTAATGAGAAAAGATTAGACCAATACATAAAGAACACTAGCCTATATGCTACCAAACGTTCAATCCTCGTGTGAGTACTAGGATGGAAGTATATAGATACAGAGTGAATGGAAATGGAGATACCTGACTTTTCTTGTTGGGATGTTTATCAATCCAGCTTATGAAATGCTCAATCGTCTCATCAATTTTCTTTTCCACCTCTATTTCACCACATTGTACCTGTGACAACGCGGGGGAAATGAggcaaaaatatcaaaatcaaaGCACAGTCACACCCGTAACCTTTCTTCTGTAGCATAACATAATCATGGAGGAGAAAGTAAGATACTGAATACTTACATAAGTGATGTCGAAAAGCTCCAAATCAATATCTTTAGGGcggataagaccaagtgcaCGGTGAAAGACAATAGTATGTAAAATGCCTGCCATCAATATATTGAACCCTTGTCATAATCAAAGAGTtgcatgaagaagaagaacatagAATTGACAAAGACAAGTCAACGGTCGTTTCAGACAACGAGAAAGCTAGCAGCACTGGCAAGATTAACTCAAGCTTACAAAGATACCTAAGATATTacatctaatatatatatatatgaaaatgaaacatAATTTGATCAGTAGGATCCGACCAGTTAACTGAGCCCAGACGCAGATGAAGCAAACCTAATTCCAACTAAACACAAGAGAAGGCTTACAGCGTAGAACCTCGCGTATCTCGAAGGATTCCACTTCCTGCGAGGGAACAAAAAAGAAGAGTATCAAAAACATCAGATACAATTCCAGAAATAGGAACACGACGACTCGACGTAAGACTGatctttaccagttccttcagcTGACAAACTTCGCAATTCATATTTCACCCCAAAGACAAAACTTAGGCAAGGAAGAAGGCAGTGGGTGATTTTCCGATGGAAGAAACAGCAACCTTGTGATTTGGACAAAACTACCCCCAAAATAAAACACAGTTTAGTTCAAATCCCTGTATGTGTTACTACTACACTATTCTTCGTATCTCTCTTATTGGGCCTAATCCGGCCCACTATCTGTCAACATCTCTTTTTTATGCTAGAGAATTAGAAATAAGTTAACACAATCTCACTATAAATCTCACCACATCTCCTCTCATCTACccaattttctttttatctgtCTATCATGATCTTGAATCATCATCTGTaagaattttcataattttaacatttattgAAAAGGTACAGTAAAATAAAGATACCCTATATATCAAAGGAGAagcacttttaatttttttttttaagttattgaAAAAGTGTGTGACGTGGCTTCATGAGAAGTTTTTATTTCGCAAAACGCTGAGGTGTCATGCAGAAAACGTTTCTCACGGAAATTATGAATTTAACGCAAATAAATACATTCCTTTTAAAGAACTCATTACGtatttttttcttagttttctGGACAAACACGTTTAAGTGATAAACTATCAACTTCAAATGCAACCTTCACTTCGAATGTTGGTGTTGGATATTTGATCGACCATTATGTTAGCTAATATGCTATTTATGCTCTATAGGTTTCTTCTTGGATAGGATAATGATGACCGCACCGGCGATGTTGAACTGAATTGCTGATCAGAGGAGCAGTTGTGGTTTCATATCAAATGCGACGTGGGTGAGAAATCAAATCTCATTGTTCTGGAGTTCATAGATGCACAAACAGTAAAGGGATCCACAAAGATGGGAGAGACTCCGTTTTGAGGAGGAAGACGGTTTTCTTTAGATCGTCAAAGAGTTTTTCCATCGGAGCAAACTCACGACATATAAGAGTCGGTTTATGAGGATTAGCTGAATGAACcggtttttggttcaattaaaCGGTTCATTATATTATTTGAACACTCAAAACTGAAAGCTATCTATAAAATACGAACATATTGGCGTTTAGCTCTTTCTCAGTCACTAACCGGCTTTAAGATGGTTCTTCGTATAATCTCATTTATGTCAGGTGAATAAACAATGATTATATACGGGGACTTTGGGGGGTGGTGTAGCATACATACAAGAAAGCCGCAACAACAGGCTCAATGAACTTGCTGATGACCCACGTGCATGGAACGGGGTGCAGCCAGCTTCTTTATTACTTCACTTTATCAAGTTTCTGAATTTTGAGAGCCAAAATAGGTTTAGGCTCTTGGAAGACAGTAAAACAACAGATGATTTTAGAATCCGAAAGGAGTGAGTTACAGTGGATGTGTTCTTTGGCATTGTATGATGATTTAGTAAGTAAAAGAATGTACTGTTTGTAGCATTCCAATGATGTGAGTGGATAACATCGTATCTTAACAAACCATAGAATCATACTTTTCAACTTTCAAGCAAGGCTTCTCAATTCCGAACTTAACTTCTTTGTCCGATTCAACAAAGTGAAGGTTACAAACAAAGTAACCAAGAAGCTCCACTTTGAGGTTTTTGAAGATAATTTCAGATCTTGGTATTTAAAACGATAAAAAACATCACCTTTTGGTCCAAAGTTGAACCTGAGAGTGCATGGACGTGTGTCGATAATACCATTACATACTCATAATCGAAACCACCTGCCCCGACTACAAAAGGGTGTTAGAATAATTATATCTAcgagattttattttttggggGTCTGCGGTCGTATATTTGGGTTATAGTTGTATAGTCAGGATACAATTTGCTTAAatcacttatatatattaattgaagagCATTATAACCTTTGAGTGTGGCCACGTGTCATCAGCAAGATGATTTTcagaatctttagaaaaatatgttggtccatctaaatatatatattatacttttcattaaactaataataaaattaattaaaaatgtacaattactattttttctttctttccttaaataaaaactacaaaattaccaaatatgactgatatatatttatatatgataattaataattttaataataaagatttgataacaatttgtgTCTCTtccatcatttttgtttaattttatatttattaaaataaattaactataaaactaaaatttagatttttttgtatatgttatattttgattttttttttaaatgactataaattacttaaattgttttaaaaaaaattatgttaaaaaatttatgatcaatggtttaacatttttaaaataacaagaTATACATGATCTTAAAATCATATGTGTAAAAAGTCTCatttattagatatttaaaatatatatatatatatatatatatatatatatatatatatatatatatataactatataccatataagaatacataaatattataatttcaaaGTTTGCAAtgattttcaagaacatttataaattatcccctatatattaatccaaGAGCATTAGTTAAATGACAACTTTGAGTAGCATGCTTACGTATCAAGCTTAGAGAGCTCTTCGCCCCTTTTTTTTAATCGACCGATTTTACTAGCTAGGATAGCAAGGGCGGAACATTTAATGGACgactaaaaactataaaatatagaaccttattttaatatgtaaataacTAACCTTATAAATCTTTCCTTACATGTTTTACGACttttaatgtattaaaaaatcTTTGCTGGTTGAAAGAGATtacaaaaatttgaatttataaatacacGAAAAGGACCAAAATATGTAACCCCAAATACATGAAACCCGAATAAACTCAAACCGAACCTGAATGGTACCCGAATGCTCATCTCCaatcaaatgtaaaaaagaaattatcgttaaaaaatatgtattatttataataataaattattttacattttaaaaaaattcattccGTGCTGACGCGGATTATCATCTAGTATGTGGATATTAGTAAGATCAACTTTAGtactagaatatttttaaactgCAATCCGAAAACATTTGACTTTTCATCTCTTCCATGTGTTACTACTACAAATGTCACACAAGCCATACTCTCATGACCAGTAAGaacaaaacctcaaccaaattGAATCGAAAAAACCCTCAAAACAAATgaacttaaataaaaaagacCAAATGAACACTATAAAGACATCTTTCTAAACTCGTCTCCCAACAGCTTTGCCACAAAGAAGAAGATTATCAGGAGGATTGTACTCATTGGCAAGACTCTGCACTGGATCCCACACTTTCAGATAAAACTGCTGTCCTAAATACTGTCTTTCCCATATCGCTGATCTCATATTCCACATTCCTTG includes:
- the LOC106391041 gene encoding dof zinc finger protein DOF5.8, coding for MPSDVNESRRLTKIPHGGAAADQPDQLPCPRCESTNTKFCYYNNYNFSQPRHFCKACRRYWTHGGTLRDIPVGGVSRKSSKRSRTCSSVPVSTAVGSREFPLQATPVLFPPSSNDGGVTAAKGTASSAFGGFTSLLSYNAAASRNGPGGRFNGLEGFGLGLGQGSYFDNVRFGQGITVWPFSTGATDATSAVTSHVGPIPATWQFEGPESKVGFVSGDY
- the BNAC07G16440D gene encoding autophagy-related protein 101 encodes the protein MNCEVCQLKELEVESFEIREVLRCILHTIVFHRALGLIRPKDIDLELFDITYVQCGEIEVEKKIDETIEHFISWIDKHPNKKSQICVSFYEVKSKQPSWFNNKQRSYWEQWYVNLNVLHQTKSPSHHSKLVMDTGETSEERSSRRTMLEQSLQEVLFQIIKFVNEKKDHVPPINDGVIYCPFEITMPSSSDSTFGMDIFKRMLHSGGHPSMLS